In Zingiber officinale cultivar Zhangliang chromosome 3B, Zo_v1.1, whole genome shotgun sequence, a single window of DNA contains:
- the LOC121967413 gene encoding indole-3-acetic acid-amido synthetase GH3.10-like, protein MAGGDAWRDFPAEDADGAAVLGWFEEVAENAGEVQAETLRRILEANLGTEYLRRWLGGAADGVGGMGAAELEALFASAVPLASHADFEPYIRRIAGGDASPLLTADPITMLSLSSGTTDGRPKYVPFTRFNCQSTLQISRLAVAHISRIFPTKAGGRILEFIYSSKQFRTPGGGILAGTATSHYFASEEFRTKQRTIKCFTCSPYEVIAGGDYQQSLYCHLLLGLLLLHDVECVSSTFAYCIVQAFAAFEAKWEDLCSDIEQGKLSANITSPEMRKAVAEHLRRPEPVLASEIKKKCEKLKELGWFGLIPELWPNAKYVSAIMTGSMIPYTKKLRHYAGGEAVPLVSAGYGSTESWIGANLEPENPPEKVTFTVMPTFAYFEFIPLLDERDKKGILEAEQPVPLAGVVVGRKYEIVLTTFNGLYRYRLGDVVEVTGFYKRAPRLAFVYRKNLILTVNIDKNTERDLQQAVETAAGLLSESGAELVDFTSYADVVAAGECSGHYVVYWELKGKAAEGVLKECCAAMDAAFADQGYVVSRRTRSIGPLELRVVAAGTFREIMEHYVGNGAAVSQFKTPRCTTNEAVLRILDRGTVKRFWSTAYG, encoded by the exons ATGGCCGGCGGCGACGCGTGGCGGGATTTCCCGGCGGAGGACGCCGACGGCGCGGCCGTGCTGGGCTGGTTCGAGGAGGTGGCGGAGAACGCCGGTGAAGTGCAGGCGGAGACGCTGCGCCGCATCCTGGAGGCCAACCTCGGGACGGAGTACCTGCGGAGGTGGCTCGGCGGCGCGGCGGACGGCGTCGGCGGGATGGGCGCCGCCGAGCTCGAGGCGCTTTTCGCCTCCGCGGTTCCGCTGGCTTCGCACGCGGACTTCGAGCCGTACATCCGACGAATCGCAGGCGGCGACGCCTCCCCACTGCTCACGGCCGACCCCATCACCATGCTCTCGCTCAG CTCAGGAACTACCGATGGCCGGCCAAAGTACGTGCCCTTCACACGCTTCAACTGTCAATCTACTCTCCAGATCTCAAGATTGGCAGTTGCTCACATATCAAG GATTTTCCCGACCAAGGCCGGCGGTAGAATCTTGGAGTTCATCTACAGCAGCAAGCAATTTCGTACTCCGGGCGGCGGCATCCTGGCTGGAACGGCGACGAGCCACTACTTCGCCAGCGAGGAGTTCAGGACAAAGCAGAGAACCATCAAATGCTTCACCTGCAGCCCCTACGAAGTGATCGCCGGCGGCGACTACCAGCAGTCCCTCTACTGTCACCTCCTCCTGGGCCTTCTCCTCCTCCACGACGTCGAGTGCGTCTCCTCCACCTTCGCCTACTGCATCGTGCAGGCCTTTGCCGCCTTTGAAGCCAAGTGGGAGGACCTCTGCTCCGACATTGAACAGGGGAAGCTAAGCGCCAATATCACCTCGCCGGAGATGAGGAAGGCTGTCGCGGAGCATCTCCGGCGGCCGGAGCCGGTTCTCGCGTCGGAAATTAAGAAGAAATGTGAGAAGTTGAAGGAATTGGGGTGGTTCGGATTGATCCCGGAGCTGTGGCCCAACGCCAAGTACGTGTCCGCCATCATGACCGGCTCGATGATTCCGTACACGAAGAAGCTGAGGCACTACGCCGGCGGCGAGGCGGTGCCATTGGTCTCCGCCGGCTACGGCTCCACTGAGAGCTGGATCGGAGCGAACTTGGAGCCGGAGAACCCGCCAGAAAAAGTGACCTTCACGGTGATGCCCACCTTCGCATACTTCGAGTTCATTCCCCTGCTCGACGAACGGGATAAAAAAGGAATTTTGGAGGCAGAGCAACCGGTGCCGCTCGCCGGCGTGGTGGTCGGGCGGAAGTACGAAATTGTCCTCACCACCTTCAACGGACTGTACCGTTACCGACTGGGGGATGTGGTGGAGGTCACCGGATTCTACAAGCGCGCGCCGCGGCTGGCGTTCGTCTACCGTAAAAATCTCATCTTGACGGTTAACATCGACAAGAACACGGAGCGGGACCTGCAGCAGGCAGTGGAGACGGCGGCGGGGTTGCTGTCGGAATCGGGGGCGGAGCTGGTGGACTTCACGAGCTACGCCGACGTCGTCGCCGCGGGGGAGTGCTCCGGGCACTACGTGGTCTACTGGGAGCTGAAGGGGAAGGCGGCGGAGGGGGTGTTGAAGGAGTGCTGCGCCGCCATGGACGCGGCCTTCGCGGACCAGGGGTACGTGGTGTCGAGGCGGACGAGGTCGATCGGCCCGCTGGAGCTCAGGGTAGTCGCCGCCGGGACGTTCCGGGAGATAATGGAGCACTACGTCGGTAACGGCGCGGCGGTTAGCCAGTTCAAGACGCCGAGGTGCACCACCAACGAGGCGGTGCTTCGAATCCTCGATCGAGGCACCGTTAAGCGTTTCTGGAGCACTGCCTACGGCTGA